The following nucleotide sequence is from Salvia miltiorrhiza cultivar Shanhuang (shh) chromosome 7, IMPLAD_Smil_shh, whole genome shotgun sequence.
CATGGGCAAAACAGCACTGCATATCTTAAATGAGACCTCTCGAGACACAGCTACATATTCAGAGATTAAAGGAATGTTGCGAAGTTTATCTGATCAGTCAATGCTCGAAGTCTTCCCCAAGTTGACCGACGTCACAATGGTGGTGGTGGTCCTGATCGCCACCATGGCATTCCAGGCCGCCGTCAGCCCCCCCGGCGGCGTGTGGCAGGATGACACATCATCGCACAGTGCCGGCAAAGCAGTGATGGCGTCTACTCATCCCAAAATCTACAAACACTTCGTTCGTGCTAACACCACAGCTTTCATTTCATCTGTCATCACAATCCTCCTCATCACCACCGGAGGGCCATCGAAGAGCTTCTTCTTCCTGGCTATCGCCACGTATGCAATGTGGGCGTCGTTGACATCTATTGGAGTGAGCTATGGAGCTTCCTTGGTGATGACCAATCCCATGGAAACAGTACTATCAATTGGCCATATTGCTACCGTAATTGTCTCCGTGTTTCTCATCATCTTTGTGTTAATATTCGCCTACGGTCCCATACATGAGTTTTACTCGTCGTTGGAGAGAAAAATACGAAGAGAGCACCAAAATAGTTTTTCATTCGGATACGCATATGGTTATAGACTAGGGTATAATTGCGGACGACGCTGCTTGAGGATTTTGTGCGGAAGGTCGGACTCAGCCCAGTCGCGAGACACTGGCCGCACCGTACAGGCTGCGTGAAATCGGAAAGTTGCAGATCAGCAGCAGAATATTACAAACGCAATCACCTTTGTTTTGCGATCATAAGTTACTGGTATTGGACTATCGTTGAAGAATTGTGCTCCATAAGTCTCTACTTTGTGTTGAATTCTGGATGTAGATcgatttttgtataatttttcctACTGATGGGATCCTTTTGATGGGGATGCAAACAAGAAAAATGGATGAAATAAAATAGTATGCTTAATTAATTCGACTTTTAAGTTGAAAAGAAAATTGAGAGCTCTATTCTCAAATTCTATATAATCAAGT
It contains:
- the LOC130995127 gene encoding ankyrin repeat-containing protein NPR4-like; its protein translation is MAGESAEKKLYDAATIGDVATFQQLLQENPHLLDVVSFPCLRNVLHIAIKQGQESIMEEVLQINQELARDLDSKNSSSLHLAAAKGNVGIAKRLLPIAPEMCWWRDCHDMNPIHVAAMKGHDEVLKELLQMDLFPAMERLHRGQTALHFCVKHRQLTTLKVLVEKLGDLVNAKDDDGETLLHLAVRSNQDEVVRYLVESNKMKKLSMNSMGKTALHILNETSRDTATYSEIKGMLRSLSDQSMLEVFPKLTDVTMVVVVLIATMAFQAAVSPPGGVWQDDTSSHSAGKAVMASTHPKIYKHFVRANTTAFISSVITILLITTGGPSKSFFFLAIATYAMWASLTSIGVSYGASLVMTNPMETVLSIGHIATVIVSVFLIIFVLIFAYGPIHEFYSSLERKIRREHQNSFSFGYAYGYRLGYNCGRRCLRILCGRSDSAQSRDTGRTVQAA